A part of Spirochaetae bacterium HGW-Spirochaetae-1 genomic DNA contains:
- a CDS encoding disulfide oxidoreductase, whose protein sequence is MSQAITKDMTFGELIQRFPKAAPVLGRYGLHCIGCHIGVMETIEQGVKAHGMDDDTVVKIINELNENA, encoded by the coding sequence ATGTCACAGGCTATTACGAAGGATATGACCTTCGGTGAACTTATCCAGAGATTTCCCAAGGCGGCGCCGGTTCTCGGCAGATACGGGCTTCACTGTATCGGATGCCATATCGGCGTCATGGAGACCATTGAGCAGGGCGTCAAGGCTCATGGTATGGATGATGATACCGTGGTAAAAATTATCAATGAACTGAATGAGAATGCGTAA
- a CDS encoding nucleotidyltransferase, protein MKDPDIRWQQRFRNFEKAFLLLEEAVILNKERPLTDLEKQGLIQRFEFTHELAWKVIKDYFEYQGDSSITGSRDATREAFNKGLVENGEGWMDMLQSRNKSSHTYSQETADAIAEKIIHEYYDLFNMFKTKMGTMPT, encoded by the coding sequence ATGAAAGATCCGGATATTAGATGGCAACAACGTTTTCGTAACTTCGAAAAGGCATTTTTATTGCTGGAAGAGGCGGTGATCCTGAATAAGGAACGACCACTGACTGATCTTGAAAAGCAGGGGTTGATACAAAGATTTGAGTTCACCCATGAATTGGCATGGAAAGTTATAAAGGACTATTTTGAATATCAAGGGGATAGTTCCATTACGGGTTCCAGAGATGCCACAAGGGAGGCTTTTAATAAGGGGCTTGTTGAAAATGGTGAAGGCTGGATGGATATGTTGCAAAGTCGCAATAAGTCTTCACACACGTATAGCCAGGAAACGGCCGATGCAATAGCGGAAAAAATTATTCATGAGTACTATGACCTGTTCAATATGTTTAAAACTAAAATGGGAACTATGCCAACATGA
- the glgX gene encoding glycogen debranching enzyme GlgX has translation MLLDRATLITSPGSPLPLGADTVSNGVQFSIFSRNATSVTLVLFSGKEHKAPYIEIELDPFLNKTGDIWHIWIEGLREGQQYGYRIDGPHDPLRGHRFNKNKLLLDPYARAVTDNFIWDLTKARGCDINTENPELSISDEDSVYYVPRSIVIDNKNIIEDRQLITPPHDTIIYEMHVRGFTVHSSSDTEYPGTYKGITEKIPYLKELGVTAVELLPVQEFDGFENINVNPETGERLRNYWGYSTMAFFAPKAAYSSTEAMGLQIVEFKEMVKALHDAGIEVILDVVFNHTAEGDHRGPTISFRGIDNSIYYMLDDEKQLYRNYSGCGNTFNCNHPLVRNFILDCLRYWAVEMNIDGFRFDLASILGRDQAGNILSNPPLIEHIEEDPILRNTKIIAEAWDAAGAYQVGDFPGRWQEWNGRYRDDVRRFWRGDPNCVGAFATRLCGSSDLYEKSEKGPCRSINFITCHDGFTLNDLVSYREKHNEANGEENRDGENYNLSDNFGVEGPSSDPDVEELRLRQIKNFLATLFLSQGIPMLLAGDEFRRTQQGNNNTYCQDNELSWIDWSFRDKNDEVFRFTREIMRFRKEHPLLRKREFFSGNAHDGFSVPDITWHGVKSNEPDWTEESRTIAALLCGKYAKTEYGACDADLYLIFNASDESQFYEIPPAPSGAPWKIAMDTSLSAPHDIAGAGREEPLTENRYYVKKLSTVVLVSGT, from the coding sequence ATGCTGTTGGACCGAGCAACATTAATAACAAGCCCCGGCTCACCCCTTCCCCTGGGTGCCGATACCGTTTCGAACGGCGTTCAGTTCTCAATTTTCAGCAGGAATGCCACGTCAGTAACACTGGTCCTCTTCTCCGGCAAGGAGCATAAAGCGCCGTATATAGAAATCGAACTTGATCCGTTCCTGAACAAGACCGGCGATATATGGCATATCTGGATAGAAGGATTGCGGGAAGGACAACAGTACGGATACCGGATCGACGGGCCCCATGATCCCCTCCGGGGACACCGGTTTAACAAAAACAAGCTGCTCCTGGACCCCTACGCCCGGGCCGTCACCGATAATTTCATCTGGGACCTGACTAAGGCACGGGGATGCGATATCAACACGGAGAATCCGGAGTTGTCTATCTCCGACGAGGACAGTGTATATTATGTGCCCCGGAGCATCGTCATCGATAACAAGAACATCATCGAGGACCGTCAGCTCATCACGCCGCCCCACGATACGATCATATACGAGATGCATGTCCGGGGCTTCACCGTTCATTCATCGTCGGATACGGAATATCCCGGCACATACAAGGGCATAACGGAAAAAATTCCCTACCTCAAAGAACTGGGCGTCACTGCCGTTGAACTTCTTCCCGTGCAGGAGTTCGACGGGTTCGAGAACATCAATGTAAATCCCGAGACAGGGGAACGGCTGAGGAACTACTGGGGATACAGCACCATGGCCTTTTTTGCGCCCAAGGCGGCCTACTCCTCGACAGAGGCCATGGGCCTGCAGATCGTGGAATTCAAGGAGATGGTAAAGGCACTGCACGATGCCGGAATCGAAGTCATACTCGACGTGGTCTTCAACCACACGGCCGAAGGGGACCACCGGGGACCCACCATATCATTCAGGGGTATCGACAACAGCATCTATTACATGCTCGATGACGAAAAGCAGCTTTACAGGAACTACTCCGGCTGCGGCAATACCTTCAACTGCAACCACCCCCTGGTAAGGAACTTCATCCTGGACTGCCTGCGGTACTGGGCCGTGGAGATGAACATCGACGGGTTCCGCTTTGACCTGGCCTCCATACTGGGGCGAGACCAGGCCGGAAATATCCTGAGCAATCCCCCTCTTATTGAACACATTGAGGAGGACCCCATTCTGCGGAATACCAAGATCATCGCCGAGGCCTGGGACGCCGCCGGTGCCTACCAGGTCGGCGACTTTCCCGGCCGCTGGCAGGAGTGGAACGGCCGGTACCGCGACGACGTGCGCCGTTTCTGGCGCGGCGATCCCAACTGCGTCGGGGCCTTCGCCACGAGGCTCTGCGGGAGCTCGGATCTCTACGAAAAATCCGAAAAGGGGCCCTGCCGCAGCATCAACTTCATCACCTGCCATGACGGCTTCACCCTGAACGACCTGGTGAGCTACCGCGAAAAGCACAATGAGGCCAATGGAGAAGAAAACCGCGACGGAGAAAATTACAACCTGAGCGACAATTTTGGTGTGGAAGGCCCCTCTTCGGACCCCGACGTGGAGGAACTGCGCCTGCGGCAGATAAAGAACTTCCTGGCCACGCTCTTTCTCTCCCAGGGCATCCCCATGCTCCTGGCCGGCGACGAGTTCCGCAGAACCCAGCAGGGGAACAACAATACCTACTGCCAGGACAATGAGCTCTCATGGATAGACTGGAGTTTCCGCGACAAAAACGACGAGGTATTCCGCTTTACCCGGGAAATAATGCGATTCAGGAAGGAACACCCGTTGCTGCGCAAACGCGAATTTTTTTCCGGCAACGCCCACGACGGATTTTCCGTCCCGGACATCACCTGGCACGGCGTAAAATCCAATGAGCCCGACTGGACCGAGGAGAGCCGGACCATAGCCGCGCTCCTCTGCGGCAAGTACGCCAAGACCGAATACGGGGCCTGCGATGCGGACCTGTATCTTATATTCAACGCCTCGGATGAAAGCCAATTCTACGAGATTCCCCCTGCCCCGTCGGGCGCACCATGGAAGATTGCCATGGATACATCGCTTTCCGCGCCCCATGATATTGCCGGGGCCGGCAGGGAAGAGCCCCTGACGGAGAACCGGTATTATGTGAAGAAGTTATCCACGGTGGTGCTGGTGAGTGGCACTTAA
- a CDS encoding threonylcarbamoyl-AMP synthase: protein MIFVIHEVNPQGRLIEKACEILEEGGVIIYPTDTVYAYGCDIKSKHAIEKIYHIKKIPKKKPLSFIFPDISSINEYVRNISNDAFKIMKKAFPGPYTFIFHASKLVPRIVTTEQKTIGVRMPDNNIALELVRTLGRPVLSTSVSTGTGEYIVDPRDLEKVYRNEVDLVIDAGPKVSDPSTVVDMTSGYPVVLRKGKGELFFLS from the coding sequence ATGATATTCGTGATTCATGAAGTAAATCCTCAGGGGAGGCTCATAGAAAAGGCCTGTGAAATCCTTGAAGAGGGCGGGGTAATTATCTACCCCACGGACACGGTTTATGCCTATGGCTGTGATATCAAGAGCAAGCATGCCATTGAAAAGATTTATCACATAAAAAAAATTCCAAAGAAAAAACCCCTGAGCTTTATTTTTCCCGATATATCCAGTATTAACGAGTATGTGCGCAATATTTCAAATGATGCATTCAAAATAATGAAGAAGGCCTTCCCGGGGCCCTATACTTTCATTTTCCATGCTTCGAAACTGGTGCCGAGAATTGTGACAACGGAACAAAAAACGATTGGCGTAAGGATGCCTGATAATAATATTGCCCTTGAACTGGTCCGTACCCTGGGGAGACCGGTTTTGTCCACGAGTGTGAGCACCGGGACCGGGGAGTATATCGTCGATCCCCGTGACCTGGAAAAGGTTTACCGCAATGAAGTTGACCTGGTTATAGACGCGGGACCGAAGGTGTCGGACCCGTCGACGGTAGTGGATATGACCAGCGGATATCCCGTGGTCCTGAGAAAAGGCAAGGGTGAGCTCTTTTTTCTGTCATGA
- the glpC gene encoding anaerobic glycerol-3-phosphate dehydrogenase subunit C, whose protein sequence is MIKLENISFDHCIKCTVCTVYCPVAKATHLFPGPKQSGPDAERLRIKNPALVDSSLKYCTNCKRCETACPSDVKIADIIQEAKWNYGKHHFNLRNFLLSRMDLMGKFLSPFSVIVNYFMSLTLVKFVMDKILGIASGRTFPRFQSSSFRKWFEKEAPEQSLYPEQVVYFHGCSVNNMDHDLGKDLIRVLNAMNIGVNVPRQKCCGVPAIANGDVKRARKNAQFNINSLGAAISVRNQKIIQTCSSGTYALKYEYRNFLKMNNDAIYDNIEYITKFLSSRFEQGHIPRMNPVHVRAAYHSPCHLERTGGVLYTIDVLKRIPGLDLVILNSECCGLSGTYGFKSEYFRISKDVGSDLFRRIDHANPEIVVTDCVTCKWQIENFTPYRVVHPLTLLAQALA, encoded by the coding sequence ATGATAAAACTTGAGAATATAAGCTTCGACCACTGCATTAAATGCACGGTCTGCACCGTCTACTGTCCCGTGGCAAAAGCCACACATCTCTTCCCGGGCCCCAAGCAGTCAGGTCCCGACGCGGAACGCCTGCGGATCAAGAACCCTGCCCTGGTTGATTCCTCACTGAAATACTGCACCAACTGCAAACGCTGCGAAACCGCCTGCCCCTCGGATGTGAAAATAGCCGATATAATCCAGGAGGCAAAATGGAATTACGGAAAACACCATTTTAATCTCAGAAACTTTCTGCTGAGCCGCATGGACCTCATGGGTAAATTTCTGTCGCCCTTCAGCGTTATCGTGAATTACTTCATGAGCCTGACACTGGTAAAGTTCGTCATGGATAAAATCCTGGGCATCGCCTCGGGACGAACCTTCCCCCGCTTCCAGAGCAGCTCCTTCAGAAAATGGTTCGAAAAGGAAGCGCCGGAACAGAGCCTCTACCCCGAACAGGTCGTATACTTTCACGGCTGCAGCGTCAACAACATGGACCATGACCTGGGAAAAGACCTCATCCGCGTTCTCAATGCCATGAACATCGGTGTAAACGTCCCCCGGCAGAAATGCTGCGGTGTACCGGCCATCGCCAACGGCGATGTAAAACGGGCCAGGAAAAATGCACAGTTTAACATCAATTCCCTGGGTGCGGCCATTTCCGTACGCAACCAGAAAATAATTCAGACCTGTTCCAGCGGAACCTACGCCCTGAAATATGAGTACAGGAATTTCCTTAAAATGAACAATGATGCCATTTACGACAACATTGAATATATCACAAAATTTCTAAGCAGCAGGTTCGAACAGGGACATATACCGCGGATGAACCCGGTGCATGTACGCGCCGCCTATCACTCACCCTGCCACCTGGAACGAACGGGCGGTGTCCTCTATACCATTGATGTGCTGAAACGCATTCCCGGTCTTGACCTGGTCATCCTCAATTCGGAGTGCTGCGGCCTTTCGGGCACCTACGGATTTAAAAGTGAATATTTCAGGATATCGAAGGATGTCGGCTCGGACCTCTTCAGGAGGATAGACCATGCCAATCCGGAGATAGTGGTCACCGACTGCGTTACCTGCAAGTGGCAGATTGAGAACTTCACACCGTACCGGGTAGTACATCCCCTGACGCTTCTGGCCCAGGCCCTGGCCTGA
- a CDS encoding anaerobic glycerol-3-phosphate dehydrogenase subunit A, which translates to MKQYTTDAIIIGGGATGAGIARDLSMRGIRCVLVEKDDIAAGTTGRNHGLLHSGARYAVNDLESARECIEENQILKTIARHCIEETGGLFVTLPEDDPTYHTKLLQGCKFAGIKTEEITALQALEIEPNLTPYAMSVIKVPDGTIDPFRLSASNMLDARERGAVILTHTAVTGVITQGGRATGVRCMNTRGEPCEIHGEIIINASGVWGQQICSMAGIELKMFPSKGSMLIIDYRTNRVVVNRCRPPADGDIVVPGDTVSLIGTTSRKIDYSKIEELTVDDDEINVLLEDGEKLIPNIKKTRSLRAYCGVRPLVALSGEITGRDISRGIVLVDHRERDGMDGFITIAGGKLMTYRLMAEMASDLVCKKLSVKKKCTTHKVPLPGSEKKAQHKKTMKVFTGIPDSVVGSTLYRHGQRVHGILKKDRRNYRLICECEMVTEGEVAYALQNLNVQNIVDLRRRTRIGMGPCQGELCAYRAAGLFHEYGGSSPLESARLLKDFLDERWKGIKPVLWGDGLRESEFTYWIYQGLFGLGDIDFTAEDGENDSNDNKDTEEGNKQP; encoded by the coding sequence ATGAAACAATACACAACTGATGCCATAATAATCGGCGGAGGCGCCACAGGAGCGGGAATAGCCAGGGACCTTTCCATGAGAGGAATAAGGTGCGTTCTCGTGGAAAAGGATGATATCGCCGCAGGCACCACGGGCAGAAACCACGGACTGTTGCATTCAGGTGCCCGGTACGCCGTAAATGACCTGGAATCGGCCCGGGAATGCATCGAAGAAAATCAGATACTGAAGACCATTGCCCGGCACTGCATCGAGGAGACGGGCGGTCTTTTTGTCACGCTTCCCGAGGATGATCCAACCTACCATACCAAACTTCTGCAGGGATGTAAATTTGCCGGCATCAAGACCGAAGAAATCACCGCGCTCCAGGCACTGGAAATTGAACCGAACCTGACGCCCTATGCCATGTCCGTTATAAAGGTTCCCGACGGAACCATCGACCCTTTCCGCCTTTCAGCCTCGAATATGCTGGATGCCCGTGAGAGGGGAGCCGTAATCCTGACCCATACGGCCGTCACAGGCGTTATTACACAGGGAGGCAGGGCCACGGGAGTCAGGTGTATGAACACACGGGGCGAACCCTGTGAAATACACGGTGAGATAATAATAAACGCCTCGGGCGTATGGGGACAGCAAATCTGCTCCATGGCCGGTATTGAACTGAAGATGTTCCCCTCCAAGGGGTCCATGCTCATCATAGACTACCGGACCAACCGCGTTGTGGTCAACCGGTGCCGCCCCCCGGCAGACGGCGATATCGTCGTTCCGGGAGACACCGTTTCGCTGATAGGGACGACTTCCAGAAAAATAGACTATTCAAAGATCGAGGAACTTACCGTCGATGACGACGAGATAAACGTGCTGCTCGAGGACGGCGAAAAACTGATTCCCAACATCAAAAAGACCAGGTCCCTCCGCGCCTACTGTGGGGTACGCCCCCTGGTGGCGCTGTCGGGAGAAATTACCGGCCGGGATATCAGCCGCGGCATTGTCCTGGTGGACCACCGGGAGCGCGACGGCATGGACGGATTTATCACCATCGCCGGCGGCAAGCTCATGACCTACCGTCTCATGGCCGAGATGGCCTCGGACCTGGTATGCAAAAAACTGTCTGTTAAGAAAAAATGTACGACCCACAAGGTTCCCCTGCCCGGTTCGGAAAAAAAGGCGCAGCATAAAAAAACCATGAAGGTCTTCACCGGCATTCCCGACTCGGTTGTAGGATCGACCCTTTACCGCCACGGCCAGAGGGTGCACGGCATACTGAAGAAGGACAGGAGAAACTACCGGCTGATCTGTGAATGCGAAATGGTTACCGAGGGTGAAGTGGCCTATGCCCTGCAGAACCTGAATGTCCAGAACATCGTAGACCTGAGAAGAAGAACACGTATCGGCATGGGACCATGCCAGGGAGAATTGTGCGCCTACCGCGCAGCAGGACTCTTTCACGAATACGGCGGCTCATCGCCCCTGGAATCGGCCAGGCTCCTGAAAGATTTCCTCGACGAACGGTGGAAGGGCATTAAACCGGTACTCTGGGGCGACGGTCTCCGCGAATCGGAGTTTACATACTGGATTTACCAGGGCCTTTTCGGTCTCGGTGACATCGATTTCACTGCCGAAGACGGGGAAAACGACAGCAATGATAACAAAGACACAGAAGAGGGAAATAAACAGCCGTGA
- the dxs gene encoding 1-deoxy-D-xylulose-5-phosphate synthase, with translation MLERINGVEDLRKLKGSDLDLLADDVRKYIIETISNTGGHLSSSLGVVELSIALHYTFNTPMDKIIWDVGHQAYTHKILTGRKEAFKTIRKFGGLSGFPKMSESDFDPYNVGHSSTSLSLAIGEAVGRDMKGANYKVVAVIGDGSMTAGMAFEALNQIGQLNNDIIIILNDNEHSISKNVGALSTYLTRLISGTYYNRFRRATMEFVRKIPRIGEPLYDFLYKMFSSFKGLLVPANLFRDLGLRYFGPVDGHNINELCTLFERVRKINYGPKLIHVLTQKGKGYRPAEMDPARFHGTGPFDRATGICPGGGGGETYSAIAGKTIANLACKDEKIVAITAAMKLGTGLNEFELCAPERFFDVGIAEQHAVTFAGALARTGMKPFVAIYSTFLQRAADQLIHDIGIMNLPVRFLIDRAGIVGDDGETHHGLFDIAIIKNIPNFIFLAPSDGEELRDMIHYAASHDTGPVAIRFPRGKADCGEFSYETARDFRPGRIKRLSRGKDCAIFAVGDMVHVAGEVRDILKKEGVDISVVNVLSIKPLDISGIERVIGETRCFITMENGIRSGGFGEYLLGGIDRKLCSKFLFPAAFPDEFITHGSLPDLFKLYGLDARSIAGKILKAWKRF, from the coding sequence ATCCTGGAGAGGATAAACGGTGTGGAAGACCTGCGGAAGCTGAAGGGATCGGACCTGGATCTCCTGGCAGACGATGTGAGAAAATACATAATTGAAACAATTTCCAACACGGGAGGGCATCTTTCCTCCTCGCTTGGCGTAGTCGAACTTTCAATCGCCCTGCACTATACGTTTAATACGCCCATGGACAAGATTATCTGGGATGTGGGGCATCAGGCCTATACGCACAAGATTCTGACCGGCCGGAAGGAAGCCTTTAAAACCATAAGAAAGTTCGGGGGACTGAGCGGTTTCCCGAAGATGAGTGAATCGGATTTTGATCCCTATAATGTGGGCCACAGCAGCACAAGCCTGTCGCTGGCAATCGGCGAGGCCGTGGGCCGGGACATGAAGGGGGCCAATTACAAGGTCGTGGCCGTCATCGGTGACGGATCCATGACGGCAGGGATGGCCTTTGAGGCTCTGAACCAGATAGGCCAACTGAACAATGATATCATCATCATCCTGAACGACAATGAACATTCCATTTCAAAAAACGTCGGCGCCCTTTCCACGTATCTTACCCGCCTTATCTCCGGTACCTACTATAACCGATTCAGGCGGGCCACCATGGAGTTTGTCAGGAAAATACCCCGTATCGGCGAGCCCCTGTATGATTTTCTGTATAAGATGTTCAGCAGCTTCAAGGGACTTCTGGTTCCCGCCAATCTCTTTCGCGACCTGGGCCTCCGTTATTTTGGACCCGTTGACGGTCATAATATCAATGAGCTCTGCACTCTTTTCGAGAGGGTCAGGAAAATAAATTACGGACCGAAACTCATCCATGTCCTGACACAGAAGGGGAAGGGGTACCGTCCGGCCGAAATGGACCCTGCGCGGTTTCACGGTACAGGCCCCTTTGACAGGGCCACGGGCATCTGTCCGGGAGGCGGAGGCGGAGAGACCTATTCAGCCATTGCCGGCAAGACCATCGCAAATCTGGCCTGCAAAGATGAGAAAATCGTGGCCATCACGGCTGCCATGAAGCTGGGAACGGGCCTGAATGAGTTTGAACTGTGTGCCCCGGAACGGTTTTTTGATGTGGGCATAGCAGAACAGCATGCCGTGACCTTTGCCGGCGCCCTGGCGCGCACGGGCATGAAGCCCTTTGTGGCAATCTATTCCACTTTTCTCCAGAGAGCCGCGGACCAGCTCATCCATGACATAGGCATCATGAATCTGCCCGTGCGCTTTCTTATAGACAGGGCCGGCATTGTTGGTGACGACGGAGAAACTCATCACGGTCTTTTTGATATTGCCATCATAAAGAATATTCCCAATTTTATCTTCCTGGCCCCTTCCGACGGAGAAGAACTGAGGGACATGATACATTACGCCGCTTCCCATGATACGGGGCCCGTGGCCATCCGTTTTCCCAGGGGTAAGGCGGACTGCGGGGAATTTTCCTATGAGACGGCCCGTGATTTTCGTCCGGGACGGATAAAAAGGCTCAGCAGGGGAAAGGACTGTGCCATTTTTGCCGTGGGAGATATGGTGCATGTGGCCGGAGAAGTACGGGATATCCTGAAGAAAGAGGGCGTTGATATCTCCGTTGTGAACGTTCTTTCCATCAAACCCCTGGATATTTCGGGGATCGAACGTGTAATCGGCGAGACCCGGTGCTTCATCACCATGGAGAACGGAATCCGTTCGGGCGGTTTTGGCGAATATCTGCTTGGCGGCATAGACCGGAAGCTTTGCAGCAAATTTCTCTTTCCAGCCGCATTTCCCGATGAGTTTATCACCCATGGCTCCCTTCCGGATCTCTTTAAGCTCTATGGCCTTGACGCCCGGTCCATTGCCGGTAAAATTCTGAAGGCCTGGAAGCGGTTCTGA
- a CDS encoding TlyA family rRNA (cytidine-2'-O)-methyltransferase, with protein sequence MNRKKIRLDVHLAETGLSQSRERAKKEILAGWVRVNGETVREPSRTVYDDVVVTVERPGGLYVSRGGEKLARALEEFHIDVKERVVVDLGASTGGFTDCLLKAGARRVFAVDVGYGQLDYSLRHDSRVFVMERTHVKSLTPGVFDERPDFFTADLSFISIVKVIPVVKDVLAPIEGIILVKPQFEAEPGEHKKGVVRKEDIHERILIRVLLSLASLGADIRGLCHSPIKGPAGNIEFLLHVFIDGNAPLAEGDDMRLTVLVHEAVTRAHGDLNPAP encoded by the coding sequence ATGAACAGAAAAAAAATCCGACTTGATGTGCACCTGGCCGAAACAGGGCTGTCCCAGTCAAGGGAAAGGGCCAAAAAGGAGATCCTGGCCGGATGGGTAAGGGTCAACGGTGAAACCGTGCGGGAGCCTTCCCGTACCGTATACGACGATGTCGTGGTCACCGTGGAGCGTCCCGGCGGTCTCTATGTGAGCAGGGGAGGGGAGAAGCTGGCCCGTGCCCTGGAGGAATTTCATATCGATGTGAAGGAACGGGTCGTTGTAGATCTGGGCGCCTCGACCGGCGGGTTTACCGATTGTCTCCTCAAGGCCGGGGCACGACGTGTTTTTGCCGTGGATGTGGGATACGGCCAGCTTGATTATTCTCTCCGTCATGACAGCAGGGTTTTTGTCATGGAGAGAACCCATGTGAAATCCCTCACGCCCGGGGTTTTTGACGAGAGGCCTGATTTTTTTACCGCCGATCTCTCCTTCATCTCCATCGTGAAAGTCATTCCCGTTGTGAAGGACGTGCTTGCCCCCATTGAGGGGATTATCCTGGTGAAACCCCAGTTCGAGGCCGAGCCGGGCGAGCACAAGAAGGGAGTGGTGAGAAAAGAGGATATCCATGAAAGAATTCTCATCCGTGTGCTTCTTTCCCTGGCCTCGCTGGGAGCAGATATCCGCGGTCTCTGCCATTCGCCGATTAAGGGACCGGCGGGGAATATAGAATTTCTGCTCCACGTTTTTATCGACGGGAACGCTCCCCTCGCCGAAGGGGATGATATGAGACTGACAGTGCTGGTTCATGAGGCCGTGACGCGGGCTCATGGCGATCTCAATCCCGCACCCTGA